The following coding sequences lie in one Betaproteobacteria bacterium genomic window:
- a CDS encoding choice-of-anchor D domain-containing protein, whose translation MHHRHHRAKRHPGTYTATINPGALTAGAGANTNTSSATLTVTAAPTPAVTLAPPTVAFGARTINTTSPVSSVTLTNSGTAGLNISGITGSGDFGFTTTCPILTPPLAPSGTCSIDITFTPLTVAALSGSITITSNAPGSPHTIALSGTGSAVPVPGVNLSATTLNFANQPINTSSAVQSIAVTNSGFATLVISSITKTGSGAFTRVVPGSPSPDCNASVAPLTTCYISVIFTPTALGAAAAQINIATNAGSSPDIVNITGSGVPAASPAISVASSLAFGDQIVGTSATQALTIFSTGSATLNLFGTIGGTDARSFATSGSCTAIAPGASCVTNIIFTPSSVGSKTAQLTIASDAFGQPTTTVNLTGNGILAPGPIVDMPVTAIGFGNAILGGATASQVVTIKNTGGLPLNIQNLYAAGDFIQMNSCPASLASGANCLVNVLFSPLGIGNRTGELVLATNAPGSPQRILLSGTGCRWFSQAQSRLYLTACGG comes from the coding sequence TTGCACCATCGACATCACCGTGCAAAGCGCCACCCCGGCACCTACACCGCAACCATCAATCCCGGCGCACTGACGGCCGGGGCCGGGGCCAACACCAATACCAGCAGTGCCACGCTGACCGTGACCGCCGCGCCAACCCCGGCCGTGACCCTCGCGCCGCCGACGGTTGCCTTCGGTGCCCGCACCATCAACACCACCAGCCCGGTCAGCAGCGTCACGCTCACCAACAGCGGCACGGCCGGCTTGAACATATCCGGCATCACTGGCAGTGGTGATTTCGGCTTCACCACCACCTGCCCGATCCTGACCCCGCCGCTGGCGCCAAGCGGCACCTGCAGCATCGACATCACCTTCACCCCGCTGACGGTCGCGGCTCTGAGCGGCAGCATCACCATCACCAGCAATGCCCCCGGCAGTCCGCACACCATCGCCCTGTCGGGAACCGGCAGCGCCGTCCCCGTACCCGGCGTGAACCTCAGTGCCACCACGCTCAATTTTGCCAATCAACCCATCAACACCTCATCGGCGGTGCAAAGCATCGCGGTCACCAATTCCGGGTTCGCCACACTGGTGATCAGCAGCATCACCAAGACCGGCAGCGGCGCCTTTACCCGCGTCGTTCCGGGCAGCCCCAGTCCTGATTGCAACGCCAGCGTCGCGCCGCTGACCACGTGCTACATCAGCGTGATCTTCACCCCGACAGCACTCGGTGCCGCGGCCGCCCAGATCAACATCGCCACCAATGCCGGCAGCTCGCCGGATATCGTGAATATCACCGGCAGCGGCGTCCCGGCCGCGTCACCGGCGATCAGTGTCGCCAGCAGCCTGGCCTTCGGTGACCAGATTGTCGGCACCAGCGCCACGCAGGCGCTGACGATATTCAGCACGGGCAGCGCGACCCTGAATCTCTTTGGCACCATCGGCGGCACGGACGCGCGCAGCTTCGCGACCAGTGGCTCCTGCACCGCCATCGCGCCCGGAGCGAGCTGCGTGACCAATATTATCTTTACGCCGTCCAGCGTCGGCAGCAAGACCGCACAACTGACCATTGCATCGGATGCATTTGGCCAGCCGACCACGACAGTCAACCTGACCGGCAACGGCATTCTGGCGCCGGGCCCGATTGTCGACATGCCCGTGACGGCCATTGGTTTTGGCAATGCCATTTTGGGCGGTGCGACGGCCAGCCAGGTGGTGACCATCAAAAACACCGGCGGCTTGCCGCTCAACATCCAGAATCTCTACGCTGCGGGTGATTTCATCCAGATGAACAGTTGTCCAGCCAGTCTGGCCAGTGGCGCGAATTGCCTGGTCAATGTCCTGTTCAGTCCATTGGGGATCGGCAACCGGACGGGTGAGCTGGTGCTCGCGACGAACGCGCCGGGCAGTCCGCAGCGGATCCTGCTGTCGGGCACCGGCTGCCGGTGGTTCAGTCAGGCACAGTCGAGATTGTACTTAACGGCTTGCGGAGGGTAG
- a CDS encoding ABC transporter ATP-binding protein translates to MSQDIILETRELTKEFKGFIAVDRVNLSVRRGSIHALIGPNGAGKTTVFNLLTKFLPVTSGQILYNGHDITAEKPVQIARRGMVRSFQISAVFPHLTVLENVRVALQRKLGTSFHFWKSESTLHILNARAMELLESVDLSTFADTETVLLPYGRKRALEIATTLALDPELMLLDEPTQGMGHEDVSRVVELIRKVAANRTVLMVEHNMSVVSNLCDKITVLARGSVLAEGPYDTVSRDPKVLEAYVGTVEETA, encoded by the coding sequence ATGAGCCAGGACATTATTCTCGAAACGCGGGAACTGACCAAGGAATTCAAGGGATTCATTGCGGTTGATCGCGTGAATTTGAGCGTTCGGCGCGGCTCGATTCATGCATTGATTGGCCCCAATGGAGCGGGCAAAACCACGGTATTCAATCTTTTGACGAAGTTTCTGCCGGTGACTTCCGGGCAGATTCTGTATAACGGCCACGACATTACGGCTGAAAAACCGGTGCAGATCGCAAGACGCGGAATGGTCCGATCGTTCCAGATCTCAGCGGTGTTTCCCCACCTGACCGTGCTCGAAAATGTGCGCGTGGCGCTGCAGCGAAAATTGGGAACGAGTTTCCATTTCTGGAAATCAGAATCAACTTTGCACATACTTAACGCGCGCGCGATGGAGTTGCTGGAGTCGGTCGATCTGTCGACATTCGCCGATACCGAGACGGTATTGTTGCCCTATGGCCGAAAGCGCGCACTTGAGATTGCCACGACGCTTGCGCTGGATCCTGAATTGATGCTGCTCGACGAGCCCACCCAGGGCATGGGGCACGAGGACGTTAGTCGCGTTGTGGAATTGATTCGAAAGGTTGCGGCCAATCGAACGGTGCTGATGGTCGAACACAACATGAGCGTGGTATCAAATCTCTGCGACAAAATAACGGTGCTGGCACGCGGAAGCGTACTGGCGGAAGGGCCGTACGATACGGTCTCGAGGGACCCCAAGGTGCTCGAAGCATATGTCGGCACGGTCGAGGAAACCGCATGA
- a CDS encoding ABC transporter ATP-binding protein, which yields MNVSDAVLSVAGLHAYYGESHILHGVDFNIHRGELVTLLGRNGAGRTTTLKAMLGLTGRRTGSIRIAGQEVIQLPTHKIARLGLGYCPEERGIFSSLSCEENLLLPPQIGEGGMSIDEIYTMFPNLRERRNSQGTRLSGGEQQMLAMARILRTGAKILLLDEITEGLAPVIVQTLGRVIRELKAKGLTIIMVEQNFRFAAPLADRHYVMEHGKIAAVVEKHELAAKTGMLHEYLGV from the coding sequence ATGAATGTGAGTGACGCGGTGCTGAGTGTCGCCGGCTTGCACGCCTATTATGGCGAGTCACATATCCTCCACGGCGTCGATTTCAACATCCACCGCGGCGAATTGGTCACGCTGCTGGGCCGCAATGGCGCAGGCAGAACGACGACCCTGAAAGCAATGCTCGGACTGACTGGCAGGCGTACGGGTTCCATCAGGATTGCCGGACAAGAGGTAATTCAATTACCTACGCACAAGATTGCCCGGCTTGGCCTCGGCTACTGCCCGGAGGAGCGGGGTATTTTTTCCAGCTTGAGCTGTGAAGAAAACTTGCTCCTGCCGCCGCAGATCGGAGAGGGCGGTATGTCGATCGACGAAATCTACACCATGTTTCCGAATCTCAGGGAGCGCCGTAACAGCCAGGGCACCCGGCTATCGGGAGGAGAGCAACAGATGCTGGCGATGGCGCGCATACTTCGCACGGGTGCGAAAATCCTGCTGCTGGATGAAATTACGGAAGGACTTGCGCCGGTAATCGTGCAAACGTTGGGGCGTGTGATCCGCGAACTCAAGGCAAAAGGCCTCACCATCATCATGGTTGAACAGAATTTTCGATTCGCCGCGCCATTGGCGGACCGGCACTACGTCATGGAACACGGAAAGATCGCTGCAGTCGTTGAAAAGCATGAGTTGGCGGCAAAGACCGGCATGCTGCACGAGTATTTGGGAGTATAG
- a CDS encoding ABC transporter substrate-binding protein, giving the protein MKRKILATFVSAACVFGAGTVFAQQGKLSDDALKIGVLTDMSGVYADFGGPGAVLAAKMAVEDFGGKMFGKTIEVVSADHQNKPDVAKNLTQQWFDRDKVDMTVENLNSGVALAVTALGKEKNKITIVTGAASSRLTNDACQPGTTVHWVYDTIALANVVGKAVVKAGGDSWFFLTADYAFGHSLEKDTGDVVKANGGKVNGAVRHPLNATDFSSFLLQAQASKAKVVGLANAGGDTVNSIKAAAEFGITKNQNLAALLMLVTDVHALGLNTAQGLYLTEAWYWDMNDENRAFAKRFEARNNGKKPNMNQVGVYSSTAHYLKAVQAAGSDDTAAVMKKMQDTPINDVFAKNGKLRPDGRMVHDMHLYLVKKPSESKGPWDYYKLMGTVKGEEAFQSLENSKCPQFMKKS; this is encoded by the coding sequence ATGAAACGCAAAATATTGGCTACATTTGTGTCGGCTGCATGCGTGTTTGGCGCGGGAACGGTATTCGCACAACAGGGAAAGCTATCTGACGACGCGCTCAAGATCGGCGTATTGACCGACATGTCGGGTGTATATGCCGATTTCGGAGGTCCCGGTGCCGTGCTTGCGGCCAAGATGGCGGTCGAGGATTTCGGTGGAAAGATGTTTGGCAAGACGATCGAAGTAGTCAGCGCAGATCACCAGAACAAGCCTGACGTCGCAAAGAACCTCACGCAGCAATGGTTTGACCGCGATAAAGTCGATATGACGGTTGAAAACCTGAATTCAGGCGTGGCACTTGCAGTGACCGCGCTCGGCAAGGAAAAAAACAAGATCACGATTGTCACCGGCGCGGCCTCGTCTCGGCTGACCAATGACGCTTGCCAACCCGGCACCACGGTTCATTGGGTGTATGACACGATCGCGCTGGCAAATGTGGTTGGCAAGGCAGTGGTCAAGGCCGGTGGCGATAGCTGGTTCTTCCTGACCGCTGACTATGCGTTCGGCCACTCGCTTGAAAAGGACACTGGCGATGTAGTGAAGGCAAATGGCGGCAAGGTGAACGGCGCGGTGCGGCATCCGCTAAATGCGACCGATTTCTCATCGTTCCTGTTGCAGGCACAAGCGTCCAAGGCCAAGGTCGTCGGTCTGGCAAATGCCGGTGGTGACACGGTGAACAGCATCAAGGCGGCGGCCGAGTTTGGCATCACCAAGAATCAGAATCTGGCCGCGCTGCTGATGCTGGTCACGGATGTGCACGCCCTTGGCCTGAATACTGCCCAGGGCTTGTATCTGACCGAAGCCTGGTACTGGGACATGAACGACGAGAATCGCGCGTTTGCGAAGCGCTTTGAAGCGCGGAACAATGGCAAGAAACCCAACATGAATCAGGTAGGTGTTTATTCCTCGACCGCGCATTACCTGAAGGCGGTGCAAGCCGCAGGTAGCGACGATACGGCCGCCGTCATGAAAAAGATGCAGGACACGCCGATCAACGACGTATTTGCGAAAAATGGCAAGCTACGCCCGGATGGCCGAATGGTTCACGACATGCATTTGTACCTGGTGAAGAAGCCGTCGGAGTCGAAGGGGCCATGGGACTACTACAAGCTGATGGGTACCGTGAAGGGCGAGGAGGCTTTCCAGTCGCTTGAAAACTCGAAGTGCCCGCAGTTCATGAAAAAGAGCTAA
- a CDS encoding branched-chain amino acid ABC transporter permease: MTEIFGVPIQALMGQLTIGLVNGCFYALLSLGLAVIFGMLNVVNFAHGALYMVGAFFSWMLLSYAGLNYWFALILAPIGVAIIGVIIEKTMLRWLYQLDHLYGLLLTFGLALIMEGIFRHNYGSSGQPYELPEIFRGAFDLGFMFLPKYRAWVVVMSIVVCLATWYVIEKTRLGAYLRAGTENPKLVQSFGINVPLMVTLTYAFGVGLAGLAGVMAAPVYLVNPTMGSGIIIVVFAVVVIGGMGSILGSIITGLALGLIEGLTKVFYPEASNTVVFVIMAIVLLIRPAGLFGREK; this comes from the coding sequence ATGACCGAAATTTTTGGCGTTCCCATTCAAGCTTTGATGGGCCAGCTCACCATTGGGCTGGTCAACGGCTGCTTCTATGCACTGCTGTCGCTGGGGCTGGCGGTTATCTTCGGCATGCTGAATGTCGTCAATTTCGCCCACGGCGCGCTGTACATGGTGGGCGCGTTCTTCTCCTGGATGCTGCTTAGCTACGCAGGCCTTAACTACTGGTTCGCGCTTATATTGGCGCCCATTGGTGTCGCCATCATTGGCGTCATTATCGAAAAAACCATGCTGCGCTGGCTGTATCAACTCGATCACCTTTACGGCTTGCTGCTGACGTTTGGCCTCGCACTCATCATGGAAGGCATCTTCCGGCACAACTATGGTTCGTCCGGCCAGCCCTATGAGCTACCTGAGATATTCAGAGGCGCGTTTGACCTAGGATTCATGTTCCTGCCCAAGTATCGCGCGTGGGTGGTCGTGATGTCCATTGTCGTTTGCCTCGCGACCTGGTATGTCATTGAAAAAACCCGGCTTGGCGCGTATCTGCGTGCCGGAACAGAAAACCCGAAACTGGTGCAATCATTCGGGATCAATGTGCCGCTGATGGTGACGCTGACGTATGCCTTCGGTGTGGGCCTTGCGGGGCTGGCCGGCGTAATGGCCGCACCGGTCTACCTGGTTAACCCGACGATGGGATCGGGCATCATCATCGTCGTCTTTGCCGTGGTTGTGATTGGCGGCATGGGATCAATTCTTGGTTCCATCATTACGGGTCTTGCCCTTGGGCTGATCGAAGGATTGACCAAAGTGTTTTACCCCGAGGCGTCGAACACCGTGGTATTCGTGATCATGGCGATAGTATTGTTGATTCGTCCCGCAGGATTGTTCGGGCGGGAGAAGTAA
- a CDS encoding electron transfer flavoprotein subunit beta/FixA family protein, giving the protein MKILVPVKRVVDYNVKVRVKADQTGVDIANVKMSMNPFDEIAVEEALKLREAGVATEIIAVSIGVTQCQETLRTALAMGADRAILIETSAEVQPLAVAKLLKAICDKEAPQMVLLGKQAIDDDSNQTGQMLAALLNWPQGTFASKVTVSGGEVQVLREIDGGLETVSIKLPAIITADLRLNTPRYATLPNIMKAKKKPLDTMTPEALGVDIAPRLTTLKVVEPPKRKGGVIVPDVAALVDKLKNEAKVI; this is encoded by the coding sequence ATGAAAATACTCGTTCCCGTAAAGCGTGTTGTCGACTACAACGTAAAAGTCCGCGTCAAGGCCGACCAGACCGGTGTCGATATTGCCAATGTCAAAATGTCCATGAATCCCTTCGACGAAATTGCCGTCGAGGAGGCTCTGAAACTCAGGGAAGCCGGTGTCGCCACTGAGATCATTGCGGTTTCCATTGGCGTCACCCAATGTCAGGAAACGCTGCGTACCGCGCTGGCGATGGGAGCGGACCGCGCCATACTGATTGAGACGTCGGCAGAGGTTCAACCGCTGGCCGTCGCGAAGCTTCTGAAGGCCATTTGTGACAAGGAAGCGCCGCAAATGGTGCTCCTCGGCAAACAGGCGATTGATGATGACTCCAACCAGACCGGCCAGATGCTGGCGGCATTGCTGAATTGGCCGCAGGGAACGTTTGCCTCCAAGGTGACAGTCAGCGGTGGCGAGGTACAAGTCCTTCGTGAAATCGACGGCGGCCTTGAGACCGTATCGATCAAGTTGCCCGCGATCATCACCGCTGATTTGCGCTTGAACACACCGCGCTACGCGACGCTGCCGAACATCATGAAGGCAAAGAAGAAGCCGCTTGACACCATGACGCCGGAAGCGCTTGGCGTTGATATCGCGCCGCGCCTGACGACGCTGAAAGTGGTCGAGCCACCGAAGCGCAAAGGCGGCGTGATAGTGCCGGACGTCGCGGCACTGGTGGACAAACTCAAAAACGAAGCAAAGGTGATCTGA
- a CDS encoding electron transfer flavoprotein subunit alpha/FixB family protein — MSLLVIADHDGTHLKPGFTNTVAAAQKIGGDIHVLVAGSGCTAAAAAAAAVTGVAKVLVADAAHYAGALPENLAPLIVGLARSYSHVLAPATASGKNVLPRVAALLDVAQISDIVAVESADTFVRPIYAGSAFATVKSGDAIKVITVRSTGFDGVAATGGNASIENIAAGADAGTSRFVGQELTKSDRPELAAAKRIVAGGRGMGDGDKFRAILEPLADKLNAALGASRAAVDAGFVPNDYQVGQTGKIVAPDLYFAVGISGAIQHLAGMKDSKVIVAINKDADAPIFQVADYGLVGDLFTIVPELTKAL; from the coding sequence ATGTCATTACTCGTCATTGCCGACCACGACGGCACGCATCTCAAGCCGGGCTTTACGAACACCGTTGCCGCCGCGCAGAAAATCGGTGGAGATATTCACGTCCTGGTCGCGGGCAGCGGGTGCACTGCTGCCGCCGCCGCGGCCGCGGCGGTCACTGGTGTCGCCAAGGTACTCGTCGCCGACGCCGCACACTATGCAGGCGCGCTGCCGGAAAATCTGGCGCCGCTCATCGTCGGCCTCGCCAGGAGCTATTCACATGTTCTGGCCCCGGCGACAGCAAGCGGCAAGAACGTATTGCCCCGCGTGGCCGCACTACTGGATGTCGCACAGATTTCCGACATTGTCGCCGTGGAATCTGCTGATACGTTCGTCCGGCCCATTTACGCGGGCAGTGCATTCGCGACGGTTAAATCGGGCGACGCGATCAAGGTGATCACGGTGCGTTCCACGGGATTCGACGGCGTCGCGGCGACAGGTGGCAACGCGTCGATTGAAAACATTGCCGCTGGGGCGGATGCCGGTACGTCGCGCTTCGTCGGCCAGGAGCTCACGAAATCGGATCGGCCGGAACTGGCCGCCGCCAAACGCATTGTCGCGGGTGGCCGCGGCATGGGCGATGGCGATAAATTCCGCGCCATACTTGAGCCGTTGGCCGACAAACTCAATGCCGCGCTGGGCGCATCGCGTGCAGCCGTCGATGCGGGCTTCGTGCCAAACGATTACCAGGTCGGCCAGACCGGAAAGATCGTGGCACCTGACCTTTATTTCGCTGTCGGCATTTCCGGCGCGATCCAGCATCTGGCAGGAATGAAAGACAGCAAAGTGATCGTCGCCATCAACAAGGATGCGGATGCGCCGATTTTCCAGGTCGCGGATTACGGCCTGGTGGGCGATTTGTTCACGATCGTGCCTGAGTTAACCAAAGCCCTTTGA